The following are encoded in a window of Impatiens glandulifera chromosome 5, dImpGla2.1, whole genome shotgun sequence genomic DNA:
- the LOC124938208 gene encoding 26S proteasome non-ATPase regulatory subunit 14 homolog has translation MERLQRMFAGAGGPLGHPPPDSPTLDSSEQVYISSLALLKMLKHGRAGVPMEVMGLMLGEFVDEYTVRVVDVFAMPQSGTGVSVEAVDHVFQTNMLDMLKQTGRPEMVVGWYHSHPGFGCWLSGVDINTQQSFEALNQRAVAVVVDPIQSVKGKVVIDAFRLINPQTMMLGQEPRQTTSNLGHLNKPSIQALIHGLNRHYYSIAINYRKNELEEKMLLNLHKKKWTDGLTLQKFDTHSKTNEQTVQEMLSLAIKYNKAVQEEDELSPEKLAIANVGRQDAKKHLEEHVSNLMSSNIVQTLGTMLDTVVF, from the exons ATGGAGAGATTGCAAAGAATGTTCGCCGGCGCCGGAGGTCCGTTGGGCCACCCACCACCAGATTCGCCCACCCTTGACTCGTCTGAACAAGTTTACATCTCATCACTTGCTCTACTGAAAATGCTCAAACACG GGAGAGCAGGAGTTCCTATGGAAGTCATGGGTTTGATGTTAGGAGAATTTGTTGATGAATACACTGTCCGTGTTGTGGATGTTTTTGCTATGCCACAGAGTGGTACTGGTGTAAGTGTTGAAGCCGTTGATCATGTCTTCCAGACGAACATGCTTGATATGCTCAAACAAACTGGAAG ACCTGAAATGGTGGTTGGTTGGTACCATTCGCATCCTGGATTTGGTTGTTGGCTGTCTGGTGTTGATATTAATACCCAACAG AGTTTTGAAGCTTTAAATCAGCGGGCTGTGGCAGTGGTGGTGGATCCCATACAAAGTGTGAAGGGAAAGGTGGTTATTGATGCTTTCCGATTAATTAATCCACAAACTATGATGCTTGGACAAGAGCCAAGGCAGACAACATCAAACCTTGGGCATCTTAATAAACCTTCCATTCAA GCATTAATACACGGGTTGAATAGGCACTACTACTCAATAGCAATTAACTACAGGAAGAACGAACTTGAGGAAAAGATGCTACTGAACCTCCATAAGAAGAAATGGACTGATGGGTTAACACTCCAAAAGTTTGATACCCATTCCAAAACCAATGAGCAAACTGTTCAG GAGATGTTGAGTTTGGCAATTAAATACAATAAGGCAGTGCAAGAAGAGGATGAGCTTTCGCCAGAAAAGCTAGCGATTGCGAATGTAGGAAGGCAGGATGCGAAGAAACATCTAGAAGAACATGTCTCCAACTTAATGTCTTCCAACATTGTCCAGACATTGGGCACCATGTTGGATACAGTAGTCTTCTAA
- the LOC124940090 gene encoding uncharacterized protein LOC124940090 gives MALQKPTSNRILPKPDMNNNNNNNHTLHFADTRVVEFPWCPKKSMSSFTSTIKGAFRRTLSSYAKPKKAEAEEEEEGEGSSLHGDDSNKEEEIVVSEIRARAMEARSKRKTSFILMLGDSFRRVILSSTVPAQQGDLCLTAALKEEEEEEIEEEVDDHDDDDFFSVRSYLSRASTGARSVEEFVSVRTNLSRSMSLSGIDDRQLIVLQEMWREEDLRRRMIIKEIIQCEGWPFGLCRKALLLPPLPKSPAESWKWRNPSKFIRAPLK, from the exons ATGGCCCTTCAAAAGCCAACCTCCAACAGGATTCTACCAAAACCAgacatgaataataataataataataaccatACCCTACATTTTGCAGACACAAGAGTAGTAGAGTTTCCATGGTGCCCTAAGAAAAGCATGTCTTCTTTCACCTCAACCATAAAAGGTGCCTTCCGGCGAACCCTTTCTAGTTATGCCAAGCCTAAGAAGGCAGAGgcagaggaggaggaggagggggAGGGTTCATCCCTCCACGGGGATGACAGCAACAAGGAGGAAGAG ATTGTTGTTTCTGAGATACGAGCCAGAGCAATGGAAGCCAGATCCAAGCGTAAGACAagttttatattaatgttaggAGATAGCTTCAGACGTGTAATACTGTCTTCTACTGTACCTGCACAACAAGGCGATCTGTGTTTGACGGCGGCacttaaagaagaagaagaagaagagattgaagaagaagttgatgatcatgatgatgatgatttcttCTCTGTCCGTAGTTACCTGTCACGTGCTTCGACTGGTGCAAGAAGCGTGGAGGAATTCGTATCGGTGAGGACGAATTTGAGTCGATCCATGAGCTTGAGCGGGATCGATGATCGGCAATTGATTGTGTTGCAGGAGATGTGGCGGGAAGAAGATTTGAGGCGACGAATGATAATCAAAGAGATAATACAATGCGAGGGATGGCCTTTTGGTCTTTGCCGGAAGGCTCTGTTGCTGCCTCCTCTCCCAAAATCACCAGCTGAGTCATGGAAATGGCGAAACCCTAGCAAGTTCATCAGAGCTCCATTAAAGTAA
- the LOC124939993 gene encoding uncharacterized protein LOC124939993: MGSRGGEGSRHWSIFDSMKNMPASPEALMAEINSAISSHEYARSTVLLQNPSSSSSSYTRNKVSTDGDGDETLQYDARKADEAYRAGLASLAAGKLDKALNALNIALSSCPPDKTSAVAKLESLISLTSQQLQKTRK; the protein is encoded by the coding sequence ATGGGATCTAGAGGAGGAGAAGGAAGTCGTCATTGGAGTATCTTTGATAGCATGAAGAATATGCCAGCATCACCAGAAGCACTTATGGCTGAGATAAACTCAGCCATTTCATCCCACGAATACGCACGATCTACTGTTCTTTTACAAAatccatcttcatcttcttcttcctacaCGAGAAACAAAGTCTCTActgatggtgatggtgatgaAACATTACAGTATGATGCTAGAAAGGCTGATGAAGCTTATAGAGCAGGATTAGCATCTTTGGCTGCAGGAAAGCTTGATAAAGCTCTTAATGCTTTGAATATTGCTTTATCCAGTTGCCCACCTGATAAAACATCTGCAGTGGCTAAGCTTGAGTCTCTCATCTCCCTTACTTCGCAGCAACTGCAGAAAACTCGCAAGTGA